In Colius striatus isolate bColStr4 chromosome 17, bColStr4.1.hap1, whole genome shotgun sequence, the following proteins share a genomic window:
- the POP5 gene encoding ribonuclease P/MRP protein subunit POP5, which produces MVRFKNRYVLCEVVSEDPRCRQCIEDRALGLAVRDAIARVHGDYGLACCSISFTVKYLNAYTGTVLLRCRKDSYRLLCSALPFVRQLESRNQRYPCALNTLHVGGTIRTCQKFLIQYNRRQLLLLLQKCTNEGERQCIQKSLLSCSLTEEQSQSGDEEDDDGTETD; this is translated from the exons ATGGTTCGCTTCAAGAACAG GTACGTGCTGTGCGAGGTCGTCTCGGAGGACCCGCGGTGCCGGCAGTGCATCGAGGACCGCGCGCTGGGCCTCGCCGTCAGGGACGCCATCGCGCGCGTGCACGGAGACTACGGCCTGGCCTGCTGCTCCATCTCCTTCACAG TGAAGTACCTGAACGCCTACACCGGGACTGTGCTGCTGCGGTGCCGCAAGGACTCCTACAGACTGCTCTGCTCCGCGCTTCCTTTCGTCCGGCAGCTGGAGAGCCGGAACCAGCGCTACCCCTGCGCCCTCAACACTCTGCACGTCGGAG GTACCATAAGAACATGTCAGAAATTTCTAATTCAGTACAACAGaagacagctgctgctgctgttgcagaagTGTACAAATGAAG GGGAAAGACAGTGCATACAGAAGTCATTGTTGAGCTGTTCTCTTACAGAAGAGCAGTCTCAAAGtggagatgaggaagatgaTGATGGCACAGAGACAGACTGA